AAACAGGTTCATGCCAGCACCCCCCTGATGTATTCCTCGCTATAACCGTAATATTTCCCATTCAAGATTGCCTTGATCATCGAATCCTCACTTGTATAGAGAAAAAAGTAGGCAAGGGCAATCCCGATGGTAAAAGGGTCACCAGCCAAGATATAATGATATTCCTTGCTACGCTTCTGCTGAAGGTAATGTTCAATCTTGAGCGTTGCCTTGGCAAGCAACTCATCACTGTGGGCACCTTCTTTGCTCTCGGTTGACACCTTCTGAATTGATTCCACAAGATCAGGATAATATTGCTGAAGCAAGACTACAGGGTCACGATCACCCGGGGACATCGCCAGAAAGGTTTTCACATTGTTGCTTCTATAGATTCGCCCCCAAGGAAATAAGAGGCTCTGCAGATGCTCCTTGTCCAATTTATGATACCAACCGAAGCGAATCAGCATGAGGATGTTATTCAGGTCGATTTCAACCTTAAAGACTTCCTGAACGATTTTTCTATCGACTGGGGACAGCTGCTCTGATTTTTCAAGAATCTGTCTGTACCATTCGCAATCGAGGGCTGATTCCAGGTAAAAGACACCCTGTTGCTGGATATCCTCCTGGGAAAAATTCCGGAGAACCGCTGCATAGGGACTTTTCCCTAATGAAGAAACTACCCCATCCCAGGAAACTGCATTGATCAGACCTGTCCAGTTAATATCGGAGACAATTTTTTCCTTGAACAGGTATTCGCTACGGTACCGTATCGAATGCAGACGGATTACGCTGCTGAACCAAAGGCGAATTGCGTTTTTCAGGTTCTCTACTTCTATTTTGCCCAGAAGGGTACGTACAAAATCAGAGGTGGAACCCCTTAAAAGCTTTGCAATGCCATGGTACATTTCGATTTCTTTTTTCAAAAGTACCAGTTCCATTTGCTGGAGGTCACCAGTCTCGTCATACGCCTTTGCAACATCCTTATAAGAACCATCACGCAAAGAATGCACAGCTTCAACTACTGAATTGGCTTTCATCAAGTCATCGATAAGATGGGATTCACGCATCAGACCGATACGTGCACGAAGCTTTGCATTGATAAACTCATATTGGGAGGTTGAGCTATAAGCCATGGTTATTATGCTTCTCCAAACAGATTCGTCTTGGAAACCAAAGAGACGATTCTGTCGGCAATATCATCGAGACGTTTATCATTCAACTCAATGGAGCTATCAAGATTTGACTCCGTCTCTTCCAAAAGCCTTGCAGCTTCTTCTTCTGCCTTGGAAAGTTCGATCTTATGCAGGTCGCGTACAGTTTTCAAAGAGTCTTTAACCAGAGCATTGGCTTTCGACTGGGCCTCGATAAGCATTTCCCTGCTTATGGTGTTTGCATCATTGATGATTTTCTGGGCCCGATCCTCTACGGTGAGGACTTCGTTGATAATTTCGCTACGCATCTTGATGCTCCCTCTTTGGAATTCAATTGCGAGTTTAATACTCTAACTTTTAGGTTTTACTGTCAAGTGACGAAAATGGATTTAATCTTTTGGCCCGTTCAAAGACAATCAAGGAGCCACGTTAAGGACTGGTTTCACCACAGCAGCCTCTTCCTCGACGGGTTGGCTTTCCTCAAAAGACGGGAATACTTCCGACCAGAACGTATCATCATCAAGCTGTCTTTGTGTATTCAATGTTATGGAAGCATCATATCCAGTTGCCAGAGAGGTCCCGAAAACATCCTCGGTAGCATCTACCTGCTTCCCGGTTTGATCACGTACTATCAGCCGTTGTTGAATCTGAGGATCGGAAACCCAGAAGTCTTCCAGCTCAAAAACCCTCTTCTTTTCAACTTTGCCTTCCTCAGGTTCAGGAATACTGAAACGGACGGCATACCACAGTCCATCAACATCCAAGTCAAACAGGTAGTTTCCTGGATTAACGTCAGAGAGAATATAACGGCCATCAATGTCGGTAAAGAGATATAGTTCTTCATCAGGTGTTATCACCTCTATTCCATCCGGTCCTATAGTTACATCATAGACAGGAGAGGAATACTGGACATACGGGGTATGGTCGGCCTGGTATAAGATTCCACTGACCGTGTAGGTTGCTGCAATATCAATGGTAGCTACAAAAGCTTGTCTGCTTCTTGGATTTATTTCATATACCGAAGATGTTCCCGCGCCAAACATAGAAGAGCTGGTACCAAAGACAACGATGCTGTTTCGGGTATTGGTAGTGATGTTGTTATAGAGGGCACTTCCCAATGGTCTCTTCAGATACACGGGAGACGAGTCCAGACTCCGTGCTATCGAAATCTCTGCACTGCGTAATTCACCCACAGGTTTGACCAGCAGAAATGCCTCATTCACCGTTTTCCCTAAGCCAAAAGCACCATCGGCATAGGCAACATAGGTGTTTGCAGAGATCATAGTCGACATTTTATTATAGGATTCATAGGCCTGTTGCTTGAAGGTAAAGGAAGCATACTCTCCGGAATGTGTCCAGGTAGCCTGCAAAGACTGGTCTTCTGTAGTCTTGAAGTCCACTCCACTGAGAGAAAGGGACACACTGTCAGTATCCGAAGGACGATAGGAAAGTCCAAAGGAAGATATTATTGACAAAGGATTAAAAGAAGCGGAAGAGGCTGCACTTGAACTGAGCTTATCATTAAATGAGTAAGAACCAGAAATCTGGGCGGTTACGATGGGGTTCCAAACATCCAAAGCTGAGGCAGAAGCAGTGACTGACCCACTTATGGAGAAATTGTCAAAGGGAGAAAAACCTGACGAGAACGTCAACGACCAAGAGGGGGCAGTAAAGGCTGAATCCTTTGTCAGGGAACCGGTCACAGAATAATTGAAGCCTTTTGCAAAGCTCCCTGAATAGGAAATATTGGAAGTCATATAACGTGTTGCAGCATCCGTTGAGGTCAAAAGTACAGAGGACCTTGAAAAACTGAATCCCAGGCTCAGCGATCCAAAATTGCTATCATAGGGAACACTGAAACGGTGGCTTATCGAAGCAGAGAGATCTGGTTCTTTATTGCTTACATCGAGTCCAAGGGTCATCTGCAGCTGGGTCGTGCCAATTGTCGAGGCAAAGACACCACTGACAGTTCCTCTAAAAATACCGGGAGTTATGGAAATATCAGAGGAAAGCGTGAATGCATTAGTCATCCCTGTCTGCTGCCAATAGGTTGCCGTCCAATTTCCAAGGAAATAGGAAAGATACTTGTCATTAAGCCAAGGTAGGCTGATAGTTCCCATTTTAGTACTTTCGACGACCCGTGGAACACTGAAACTGAACCCGTAGACACTATCACCTTTCCCCAAAAGCCGATAGTCATAACCAAGATCGAAATATTGGACTGTCGTATCATTTGGCCTGGCATCAGGGGTAATGGTAACCTTTGCCATATTGACGCCTTGGGTAAACACAAAGTCCTTAAGCCGATAGGTACCTGCACTGAAATCCCGGTTATAGATTTCTTTGCCGTTTATCTCAATCGTAACATTCGAGTCTTCAACCAATACAATGCTGTACTCAAATTGGTTTCCCTTTGCAGCATCCGTTCCATAGGAATAATCCTTATCGAAAACAACGCCTACACTGGTCACCGTTCCATAGTCATTGGAGGAAGAATTGATTTCGCTTAGGTTCGAACCTACATTTCCGAAAGTCAGGCGTTGGCTGGTTTCAACAAAATCATAGAACCCCTGCCAAGACCCAAAACCGAATAAGGGGCTGTTGGAAGACAAAGAATAGGAAACATCAAAGCCAAGATTCCAGAAAGCCAGCTTATGGGAGACCGAAAGACTTAAAAGCTTGCTATCCAAAGCAGAGAAATCAGAGGGATATTCGAAATTGGAGTAGAAGCCAAGGGATGTTACGACAGAAAATTTTGCAGGGTCCAGAACTATTGCACCACTCAAGGAATAAGCATCCCTGCGGTTCAACGTACCTCCATTTATGCTAATCGTCTTGACTGGCATCTCTTCGACATCAAAAGTCATGTCAACGGAAAAATCGGTGCTGTCAAAGACTGTCTCGACTCCCCTGTTGTTCAGCTCCTCGATCGAAATAAAGGGAAGCGCATCAGAAAAAAGAAGTTCATAGGTTTTGTCAGTTATGTAATCACCAATAAACAGTGACAAATCAGACGTATTCAGACTTTGGACACCATCATTAAATTCAGCCTCAATATCCCCGACATATTCTTTATTTACAAATAAGCCCAAGAAATACAGGCCATTGTCAAATGCTATGGTCGAATCCTCACCGCTGACAAAGAAGTCTGCAAAGGGGTCTTCTTCCTCAGGGGCTGCTTCCAACATCACAGGGGCAACGAATGAGTCATAATCATCGAGGGTATACACCGAAGGCTCAAAAAAGGTAGGGGGAGGAGGAACGAGCAACGTGGTATGGACACTACCGAAAACAGGCAGACCAGGTATCTTAATCGGGTCCACAATCTGTATGCTCTGCTCAGGTGGTTCCTCAACCTCTGGTATAATTTCTTTTACGGGTGGTTGTTCAGGCTGGAAAAGATGGTTGGGCTCAGGTAAAGCTCCGACAGTTGCAACCTCCTCAGGCAAAACCTTGCTTTCAACAGAGGCGGTAACTTGCTGAACCTCATCAATCGTAGAGGCTATCGTAGGCTGATAGTTGACTGGAGGCTCAATTTCTACTGTATATACAGGGATGATTTGAGGACCCGTGGCAATAGGCTGGGCTTCTGGTTCAGACTCGATTACCGGTCTCACAGTAAAGCAGGTAATAAAAAAAGAGGACAAAAAAAGGACCGTTAGCACAGTAGAAACAAGTAAAAAAACACTTTGTGCGGTCCTTTTAATTTTCATGCAACAACTATTCCTTTTCAAGAAATATCAAATATATTCCCCGTTAATTGCTAGTATATGTAAGTTTGGACTTATAGGTAACCCCAGGTTCCCGGGAAAGTACTGCCGGCCAAGGAACTTGTTTCGTTACTGTCTTTTTTGCGAGCACATTCATGCCATCGAATCCCGAAAGCGCTTCTGTCCCTTCCAGGGTAACGGAATTACCTTTACTATCGGTTATCTCCAGGATGCTGGCAACAAGCAACTGGTGTACGTTGCCTAGATTGGAAACAGTAATGGCCATTGTCTCTGCACCATCATCTGCCACAGTAGGAACGATAGACCTTACCATTATATTCTCAATTGCTTTTGAAGGAGAAACATAGAGACTGGTTGTGTATATGTACAAAAAGTTGAACATGCCCTTTTCAGTACTGTCCTTTCCTTTTGAGTAGGGAATCTGCTCAGCCTTCAATCTGAACGCCAATTCATTGGTTACTGTTTTAGGGCCACGATATTGCACCCTGACAATCTGGCTGCTCTGGGGCTTAACGATTACCTTGTTGGGAACGATAGAAAAATACGCCGTTGCCGGAGTATTGATTTCAGCACCAAGCTCATCCTGATCCCTAAACATTGCTGAGATTTCTATTGCAATAGAATCATCGCCATCGTTGAGTATAGTATAGGTCTTGGTGCTTTCAGCCCCTGTAGGTCCAAAGACTTGTTCCAAAGGAGAGAACTGATAAGCAAAAAGATTACCTACCGTCAACATAAAAGTTAATGACATCAGTACAAAAATTCGTTGCCTACTTGTTTTTCTAACGTTCATTATGCGCTCACTTTTGTTATAAACTGTATGCGATAGTGTACGCCATAGAAATCAATTCATCAAGTATGGAAATGTCTCACCCAAAAAAAAATATGTCTCAATGCGACATTGCCATCCTTTTTAATGCTGAATCGAAGGTTCCACTGAGTATTGGATGAAAGCGAGATACAATATCTTCGATATCACCGGCCATCCCATCCTGAACCCAATCCAAGGTTATCCCCACAAAGGCATGCTTATAAAAATTTGCCAGCAACCTGCAATTCTCATCAGAAACCCCTAAGGCATCGCCTTTGACTTTTATGCTCTGATAGAGCAGTTTATACGCTTCACGACAAAGATATCTATCAAGCCTCTCTCGCCCAAGGCTATGATATACATTAATGGTTACCTCGCGGTGGTCTTTGAGACTCTTACAGATGGCTATCATAGTATTCTGTCCATCATCATCAATATCAATCCGGGGATATTTACGGGCAAACTCTTCCCCATCATGGGCAAACATCCAATCGAGCAAATCATATATATCCTTGAAATGATAATAAAAAGTCTGTCGGTTTACACCACACCGCGCTACCACTTCCTTTACTGTAATTTTATCAAGGGTCCTTTCACTCATTAACTGTCTAAGTGATTGGGATAACGCCAATTTTGTCATCTGTGCCATTCATTTTCTCCTAGTCTTCAGACTATAAAGTATAGATTTTTTCACTAGTCGACTATATCCTAACAGGAAATTGTATAAATCCGGTTCTTTTTTTTTACTGTTTTCGTTCTTTATTGACACAATACTGTAACTATGCTATGTTTCCTTCCTGTCGGATAGCCGATATATATTCCGGGTTGTAGCGCAGGGGTTTAGCGTACTAGTCTGGGGGACTAGGGGTCGACGGTTCAAATCCGTCCAGCCCGAATTTAAACAGAAGGGAGCTGATTTCAGCTCCCTTTTTTGTATGCCTGCAGTTTCAAGGAATTGGCTCAGGGCAAGTCCTTTTCCCATGAATACAGTACAGATCCATCGCTTTTACGAAAAGAAACCGAAACTTGGGAATCTTTGAGAAGCACATCTGCATATCCATGGTGGGCAAAATCCCTGAAAAGCGACCCAGCCGAAAGGTAGGTAGGCTCATCGTCAAACTCCCCGCCTAAAGCACCAACAATAAAATAGTCGACCCCATCCTGTGAAATATGTTCCATCTGGTGATCGTGGCCGGAGAATACCAAATCTACACCATGGTCGATAAAGAGTTGGTGGAACGTATCGATCATCTCCTTGTTATCATACCAGGGAACCCCTTGGTACTCGGTACTCGAAGCAAAGAAATATGCATGGTCCATTACCACAATCACATCATCGGGATCGAGGGAATCGAGCTGTGCAGTGAACCACTTTTTTTGGTCGGCCATATAGGATTCGACACCCCACTCAAGGTCAAGGCTAAACACATGGATGGAATCGGAGAGATCAAACCTATGATAGAGCTGTTTGTCGCCTCTCAGAACCTCAGGATAGTAAAACTTTCTCCAGAGCGCATGGCCACCAAACCAACCATCATGGTTTCCCAAAACCTGTATAAGGGGAATCGAGGTAGTAAAGGGAGAGAAAAAAGCAATCTGCTCTGAGATTTGTGTATCACTGTTCCCCATCTCTACAACGTCTCCGAGGTTGCAAAACACGGAATACCTATTGGAAGAATCCGTCACTCCCGCAAGGATATCCCTGGTAGCTTCCAGATTATTGGTACCAGCCCCCACATGGGCATCAGAACTTACAGATAGGCGAATTCCACCCTCAAACTCAGGAAAATACGAAAAAGAGTGAATCTCGGTGTCGGCTTCCGTCGCATAATAGTACGTTTCGCCTCTTTGCAGGCCGGTCATTGCCAAAGCATGGGTTTTCCCCTCTTTCTCTTCGGCCACTGTCGTATCCAATCTATCAGGGGCAATCCCATAGGAAAGCTTCCCTCTACCCGGCTTTTCAGAATACCAGACAAGCCCTACATCCGGAGATTGCCTTGAGCTATTTACATCAAGCAACATCAACTGGGGTTTCTTATCCGCAGACTTGGAAAAACTACCCTCAAAGGCAGGGAATCCAATGGCAATGACAAGTCCAAGGAGAACTACGCAATAGGATAGAACCCCTATAGAACGGGGCTTGCCCTTTTTCTTGTTCCTTTTTCTGTCGAGGAAAACCAAGAAGGGAATGCACAAGGACAGGACAACCAAACCAATGAATAGATTCCCATACATAGGATTCCAGGCAAACAATGCAAGGTTTCTCCTCTGTAAGGCAATCCAGATTACCAAAACAATCATGGCAAAGCTAAGCAACATAACAATTCTATCGGTGATTCCAGAGTGAGGTTTGTCCTTGTTTTGTTTCATTTTCTCCCCTTATTGCAACTTATACAGTATCTCCTGACCGTACGTTTGGCAACAAATACTTGATTTGTATTCGTTGTATTCGTTGTTTGTGTTCGTTGTTTCGTTGTTTGCATTCATTCCTCTAACCAGAACTTTTTCACTGCATTTTGAACAAATTTTCAAAAAAATCACTTTCTGAAATGGCTTGACCGAGGATGAAGGGCGGACGTATCCTGTCTTTAGGACTTTGTATTGGAGAAATCGCGAAGCAGCCTGATACTTTTTCACTATCGTAGCTGTCCAAAGTTTCGCCATCTCTCACCGTCCTTTTCGAGCAGGAACAGAATTGACCTTAGCCAGCGGTGAAAACCCATCCAATTGATAAGGAGTATTACCTGCACAATCAGTACGACCAAACCATTTGCAAACGTGTAGGCATCGAAAACAAGTATGGAAAAACAATCTTTTGCAGTAAGGCTGCAAGGTGCAATATTCTATAAGTCATTGGTCCTGATGAGAAAAACCTGGAAGGTAGAAATTGAGGGACAAGAGATTCTTGACCGGCTCTATGCCGAGAACAAGCATTGCCTCCTCTGTTTCTGGCATGGCAAATACATTCCCATCTTCCCTCTTTTAAAAGGATATGATGCCTGTGTCATTACAAACCAATCGGAAAGAGGGAATGTGATTACCGAAATCTGTAGGAAATTTGGTTTTTACAATGCACAGATTCCAGATGAGCCAAATCGTAATTCGTATAACCTTATGAGAGAGGCAATGTCTGCAAAGAACATGTGCGGAACAGCATCTGACGGACCACTCGGACCTGCCTGCCAGGTAAAAAGCGGAGTAGTGAGAATCGCATCAGCCCTCGGCTATTCACTTTTACCTGTTTCTGTCGGTATACGAGGCAAGATAGTCCTCAAAGGAAGGTGGGATTTAAGGGAAATACCCTTACCTTTTGCAAAAGTCTGTATGATCTTTGGGGAACCGATAGACCTGCCACCCAACCTCAGGGGAGGTCAAGTCAAAGTCTGGGAAGAACGTGCCACCAAGGAAATCTCGGCACTCAGCATTCAGGCGGAAACAAAAGTTGAAAAAAACAAAAGGAGGAAGGTCAATGCCACCATCAAAGGACAAGTTTCCTGACACAAAAGGTAAAATCTTTGGATATGTCGGCCTTATTCTCCTATTCTTTGCGCTATCGCTTGGTACGATGTATTTTCTTCATCGCCATTTTTCACAGGGAAAATTGCACATTCCTTCCCAATTGTTCTCATTACCTGTAATTACAACCGTTGTCTTTTTATTGCTCGGTTATTATCTCGCTGACGCTTTGCGTCTCTACAGTGTGATAAAGGCAATGGGAAATACTCTTTCATTCCTTTATATCATAAAGCTCGTCTTTATCAACATCTTCATTTCGAACGTTACCCCCCTTGCTACAGGAGGCGGTTTTATCCAAGTGTATTTCATGGCCAAAAAGGGTATATCACTAGGGGAAGCAACGGCAGCTACCTCGATCCGTACCATCCTCTCTGCTATGATTCTGTTCACCCTCACGCCCCTCATTATCTGGCTCGAACCAAACGAATTCAAAGCGTTTATGCATAGGCATGTGCTTGTTGCAATCTCAGCAGTTTCCTGCGCGGTCGTACTCTTCCTTCTTCTCATAACCTTCTGGCCAAACATGATAAAAAAGGGAGTCAAGGCAATCCTGTATTTGTTGAAAAGAATGAGGTTGCTCTCTGTTGCCCATATGGAAACAATGTATGAGAAAATAGAAAAAGAAATCGACAGCTTCTCCCAGGGATTCGCTCATTTCTTCAAAAAAGGAGGAATCTGGGCTGCCAGTTCGGTTTTATGGACCGTAATTTTCCTTCTGTTCCTTTTTTCCTTCTCGATTGTACTC
The sequence above is a segment of the Sphaerochaeta pleomorpha str. Grapes genome. Coding sequences within it:
- a CDS encoding V-type ATPase subunit, which encodes MAYSSTSQYEFINAKLRARIGLMRESHLIDDLMKANSVVEAVHSLRDGSYKDVAKAYDETGDLQQMELVLLKKEIEMYHGIAKLLRGSTSDFVRTLLGKIEVENLKNAIRLWFSSVIRLHSIRYRSEYLFKEKIVSDINWTGLINAVSWDGVVSSLGKSPYAAVLRNFSQEDIQQQGVFYLESALDCEWYRQILEKSEQLSPVDRKIVQEVFKVEIDLNNILMLIRFGWYHKLDKEHLQSLLFPWGRIYRSNNVKTFLAMSPGDRDPVVLLQQYYPDLVESIQKVSTESKEGAHSDELLAKATLKIEHYLQQKRSKEYHYILAGDPFTIGIALAYFFLYTSEDSMIKAILNGKYYGYSEEYIRGVLA
- a CDS encoding fimbria/pilus periplasmic chaperone, whose amino-acid sequence is MSLTFMLTVGNLFAYQFSPLEQVFGPTGAESTKTYTILNDGDDSIAIEISAMFRDQDELGAEINTPATAYFSIVPNKVIVKPQSSQIVRVQYRGPKTVTNELAFRLKAEQIPYSKGKDSTEKGMFNFLYIYTTSLYVSPSKAIENIMVRSIVPTVADDGAETMAITVSNLGNVHQLLVASILEITDSKGNSVTLEGTEALSGFDGMNVLAKKTVTKQVPWPAVLSREPGVTYKSKLTYTSN
- a CDS encoding TetR/AcrR family transcriptional regulator, which translates into the protein MAQMTKLALSQSLRQLMSERTLDKITVKEVVARCGVNRQTFYYHFKDIYDLLDWMFAHDGEEFARKYPRIDIDDDGQNTMIAICKSLKDHREVTINVYHSLGRERLDRYLCREAYKLLYQSIKVKGDALGVSDENCRLLANFYKHAFVGITLDWVQDGMAGDIEDIVSRFHPILSGTFDSALKRMAMSH
- a CDS encoding lysophospholipid acyltransferase family protein → MEKQSFAVRLQGAIFYKSLVLMRKTWKVEIEGQEILDRLYAENKHCLLCFWHGKYIPIFPLLKGYDACVITNQSERGNVITEICRKFGFYNAQIPDEPNRNSYNLMREAMSAKNMCGTASDGPLGPACQVKSGVVRIASALGYSLLPVSVGIRGKIVLKGRWDLREIPLPFAKVCMIFGEPIDLPPNLRGGQVKVWEERATKEISALSIQAETKVEKNKRRKVNATIKGQVS
- a CDS encoding metallophosphoesterase family protein, whose protein sequence is MKQNKDKPHSGITDRIVMLLSFAMIVLVIWIALQRRNLALFAWNPMYGNLFIGLVVLSLCIPFLVFLDRKRNKKKGKPRSIGVLSYCVVLLGLVIAIGFPAFEGSFSKSADKKPQLMLLDVNSSRQSPDVGLVWYSEKPGRGKLSYGIAPDRLDTTVAEEKEGKTHALAMTGLQRGETYYYATEADTEIHSFSYFPEFEGGIRLSVSSDAHVGAGTNNLEATRDILAGVTDSSNRYSVFCNLGDVVEMGNSDTQISEQIAFFSPFTTSIPLIQVLGNHDGWFGGHALWRKFYYPEVLRGDKQLYHRFDLSDSIHVFSLDLEWGVESYMADQKKWFTAQLDSLDPDDVIVVMDHAYFFASSTEYQGVPWYDNKEMIDTFHQLFIDHGVDLVFSGHDHQMEHISQDGVDYFIVGALGGEFDDEPTYLSAGSLFRDFAHHGYADVLLKDSQVSVSFRKSDGSVLYSWEKDLP
- a CDS encoding lysylphosphatidylglycerol synthase transmembrane domain-containing protein, which codes for MPPSKDKFPDTKGKIFGYVGLILLFFALSLGTMYFLHRHFSQGKLHIPSQLFSLPVITTVVFLLLGYYLADALRLYSVIKAMGNTLSFLYIIKLVFINIFISNVTPLATGGGFIQVYFMAKKGISLGEATAATSIRTILSAMILFTLTPLIIWLEPNEFKAFMHRHVLVAISAVSCAVVLFLLLITFWPNMIKKGVKAILYLLKRMRLLSVAHMETMYEKIEKEIDSFSQGFAHFFKKGGIWAASSVLWTVIFLLFLFSFSIVLISALGYKIPMLTVLAVQVVVTFFMYFAPTPGATGIEEGGYGLLFSQLVRSQDIMALTISWRFLTIYIGVIVGIFIFAYEFFRKRKVLGK